From Sphingomonas hengshuiensis, one genomic window encodes:
- a CDS encoding glycosyltransferase: MLRVLVLSTLFPDSSRPNFGIFVERQTLGLASREGVDVRVVAPLGIPPWPLSHLPRYRALAARPRHEQWKGVEVHRPCFANLPLTGGRFHAAALAASVAPLLARMRDDFPFDVIDAEFFFPDGVAAVALGRRFGVPVSIKARGSDIHGWGKRPAIRKQIVAAGRAADGLLSVSEPMRDDMIALGMPAERIQCIVTGVDFARFEPRDRVAAKAALGVSGPLVLSVGALIPLKGHEIVIDAVARIPGATLWIAGEGPHRTPLERHIARTGLADRVRLLGSVPHAELPAMLAAADVMALASEREGLANAWLEALASGTPVVIPDVGGARQVVRSAAAGRIVARSPEAFAGALAELIAAPPAAADVRATVEPFTWAANSARLHAFLDTLVAGASGASDTQSGAQVERLAQLPG; the protein is encoded by the coding sequence ATGCTCCGCGTGCTCGTCCTCTCGACGCTCTTCCCCGATTCGTCGCGTCCCAATTTCGGCATTTTCGTCGAACGCCAGACGCTCGGACTCGCCAGTCGCGAGGGCGTCGACGTCCGCGTCGTCGCCCCGCTCGGCATTCCGCCCTGGCCGCTTAGCCACCTGCCCCGCTATCGCGCTTTGGCGGCGCGCCCCCGGCACGAGCAGTGGAAGGGGGTCGAGGTGCATCGCCCGTGCTTCGCCAATCTCCCCCTGACGGGTGGCCGCTTCCACGCCGCCGCGCTGGCCGCGTCGGTCGCGCCGCTGCTTGCGCGGATGCGCGACGACTTTCCCTTCGACGTCATCGACGCGGAGTTCTTCTTTCCCGACGGCGTCGCCGCGGTCGCGCTCGGGCGGCGGTTCGGGGTGCCCGTGTCGATCAAGGCGCGCGGGTCGGACATCCATGGCTGGGGCAAGCGCCCCGCGATCCGTAAGCAGATCGTGGCGGCAGGCCGCGCGGCGGACGGGCTGCTTTCCGTCTCCGAACCGATGCGCGACGACATGATCGCACTCGGTATGCCCGCGGAGCGCATCCAGTGCATCGTGACCGGCGTCGACTTCGCCCGCTTCGAACCCCGCGATCGCGTCGCCGCAAAGGCAGCGCTCGGGGTGTCGGGGCCACTGGTCCTCTCGGTGGGCGCGCTCATCCCGCTAAAAGGGCATGAGATTGTGATCGACGCCGTCGCCCGCATTCCCGGCGCGACGCTGTGGATCGCGGGCGAAGGACCGCACCGCACCCCGCTCGAACGCCACATCGCGCGCACCGGCCTCGCCGATCGCGTCCGGCTGCTCGGCTCGGTACCGCATGCCGAGCTTCCGGCGATGCTCGCCGCGGCGGACGTCATGGCGCTGGCGTCCGAGCGCGAAGGACTAGCCAATGCCTGGCTCGAAGCGCTGGCCAGTGGTACGCCCGTGGTGATCCCCGATGTCGGTGGCGCGCGTCAGGTCGTGCGCAGCGCAGCCGCGGGTCGCATCGTGGCGCGCTCTCCCGAAGCCTTTGCCGGTGCCCTTGCCGAACTGATCGCGGCGCCACCCGCGGCAGCGGACGTCCGCGCGACCGTCGAGCCCTTTACCTGGGCCGCAAACAGCGCGCGCCTCCACGCCTTTCTGGACACGCTCGTCGCCGGTGCATCCGGCGCGTCGGACACTCAATCCGGCGCGCAGGTGGAACGACTTGCGCAGTTGCCGGGTTGA
- a CDS encoding glycine zipper 2TM domain-containing protein — MRAILMGLLGAATLAGCTGDGYGPRGGMGGGYSNYDWNRPDPSYNGYYADRYYRDDRRYRERRLSRNDRVYRGQDGRFYCRRNDGTTGLIVGGVAGGVLGNIIAPGGSETIGTLLGTAAGAAVGASVDRNNQDVRCR, encoded by the coding sequence ATGCGCGCTATCCTGATGGGATTGCTCGGCGCCGCGACGCTGGCGGGCTGCACCGGCGACGGGTACGGCCCCCGCGGCGGCATGGGCGGCGGCTATAGCAACTATGACTGGAACCGCCCCGATCCCTCGTACAACGGCTATTATGCCGACCGCTATTACCGCGACGATCGCCGCTACCGCGAGCGCCGGCTGAGCCGTAACGACCGCGTCTATCGTGGTCAGGACGGCCGCTTTTACTGCCGCCGCAACGACGGCACGACCGGGCTGATCGTCGGTGGCGTCGCTGGCGGCGTGCTCGGCAACATCATCGCGCCGGGCGGGTCGGAGACGATCGGGACGCTGCTCGGCACCGCCGCGGGTGCCGCGGTCGGCGCGTCGGTCGATCGCAACAACCAGGACGTCCGCTGCCGCTGA
- a CDS encoding OsmC family protein, with protein sequence MTTRTATARYQGFGKDGKGQISSQSGVLEATPYSFNTRFGEEKGTNPEELIAAAHAGCFTMALSFALARAGFNEGSLETIAAVKLDSDGEGGFTITRSDLKLTATIPGIAEDQFEALAKGAEANCPVSKLLKAEISLDWTLA encoded by the coding sequence ATGACCACGCGCACCGCAACCGCCCGCTACCAGGGCTTCGGCAAGGACGGCAAAGGCCAGATCAGCAGCCAGTCCGGCGTGCTGGAGGCAACCCCGTACAGCTTCAACACCCGCTTCGGCGAGGAAAAGGGCACCAACCCCGAAGAACTGATCGCCGCCGCGCATGCCGGCTGCTTCACCATGGCGCTCAGCTTCGCGCTGGCCCGCGCCGGGTTCAACGAAGGCTCGTTGGAGACCATTGCCGCGGTCAAGCTCGACTCCGACGGCGAAGGCGGCTTCACCATCACCCGCTCCGACCTGAAGCTCACCGCGACGATCCCCGGCATCGCCGAGGACCAGTTCGAGGCGCTGGCCAAGGGCGCCGAGGCGAATTGTCCGGTGTCGAAACTGCTCAAGGCCGAGATCAGCCTCGACTGGACGCTGGCCTGA
- a CDS encoding glycine zipper 2TM domain-containing protein gives MRNFMLALGAASLLAPVAIAFPTAKAEAKSYEYKYDQQRRGKRHAYREWRGRDGKRYCRKSDGTTGLVVGAVGGALVGRTIDTRGDRTGGTVLGAVAGALAGREIERSGSNNNRRCR, from the coding sequence ATGCGCAATTTCATGCTCGCCCTCGGCGCCGCATCGCTCCTCGCGCCGGTCGCCATCGCGTTTCCGACCGCCAAGGCGGAGGCGAAGTCCTACGAATATAAGTACGACCAGCAGCGCCGCGGCAAGCGCCACGCCTATCGCGAATGGCGCGGTCGCGACGGCAAGCGCTATTGCCGCAAGTCCGATGGCACGACCGGCCTCGTCGTCGGCGCCGTCGGCGGCGCGCTGGTCGGCCGGACGATCGACACCCGCGGTGACCGCACCGGCGGCACCGTGCTCGGCGCAGTAGCCGGCGCGCTGGCCGGTCGCGAGATCGAGCGTAGCGGCAGCAACAACAACCGTCGCTGCCGCTAA
- a CDS encoding cupin domain-containing protein encodes MDTPQRIIETLGLAPHPEGGWYRETWRAAPSGGAGRSAGTAIHFLLEGGQRSHWHRVDAEELWLWHAGSPVEVQIAESGAHPARMTLLGGDVLLGQAPQCRVPAQHWQATEARLGWALVSCVVVPGFDFAGFTLAPPEWQPGP; translated from the coding sequence TTGGATACGCCGCAAAGGATCATCGAGACGCTGGGGCTGGCGCCGCACCCTGAGGGCGGCTGGTATCGCGAGACGTGGCGGGCAGCGCCGAGCGGCGGCGCCGGGCGGTCGGCGGGGACGGCGATCCACTTCCTGCTGGAGGGCGGGCAGCGATCGCACTGGCACCGCGTCGACGCCGAGGAATTGTGGCTGTGGCACGCGGGCAGCCCGGTGGAGGTGCAGATCGCCGAGAGCGGTGCGCATCCGGCGCGCATGACGCTGCTCGGCGGGGACGTGCTGCTGGGGCAGGCGCCGCAATGCCGGGTGCCCGCGCAACACTGGCAGGCGACCGAGGCGCGGCTGGGGTGGGCGCTGGTGAGTTGCGTGGTGGTGCCGGGGTTCGACTTTGCCGGGTTCACGCTGGCACCGCCCGAGTGGCAGCCGGGACCATGA
- a CDS encoding low affinity iron permease family protein yields the protein MGRLFERLAQLVAGWAGRPPAFGIAFAVIIGWGVSGPVFGWSDTWQLVINTGTTIVTFLMVFLIQNAQNRDAAAIQAKLDEVIRALDKGRNEFIGIEHLGERELIAIRDRLEREFGRDDPNLHLGIGRVIGRR from the coding sequence ATGGGACGCTTGTTCGAGCGATTGGCGCAACTGGTGGCAGGATGGGCGGGGCGACCGCCGGCGTTCGGGATCGCCTTTGCCGTCATCATTGGCTGGGGCGTCAGCGGGCCGGTGTTCGGATGGTCCGACACCTGGCAGTTGGTGATCAACACCGGCACGACCATCGTGACCTTCCTGATGGTCTTCCTGATCCAGAACGCCCAGAATCGCGATGCTGCTGCGATCCAGGCCAAGCTCGACGAAGTCATCCGCGCGCTCGACAAGGGGCGCAACGAGTTCATCGGGATCGAGCATCTCGGCGAGCGCGAGCTGATCGCGATCCGCGACCGGCTGGAGCGCGAGTTCGGGCGCGACGATCCGAACCTGCATCTGGGCATTGGCCGGGTGATCGGGCGCCGCTGA
- a CDS encoding cold-shock protein has product MTIQGTVKFFNADKGYGFIAPDNGGQDAFVHITAVERAGLATLNQNQRVSYELEADKKGKMAATNLQAE; this is encoded by the coding sequence ATGACTATCCAGGGAACCGTAAAGTTCTTCAACGCCGACAAGGGCTATGGCTTCATCGCTCCCGATAACGGTGGCCAGGACGCATTCGTCCACATCACCGCCGTCGAGCGCGCCGGGCTTGCCACGCTGAACCAGAATCAGCGCGTCAGCTACGAGCTCGAAGCCGACAAGAAGGGCAAGATGGCAGCGACCAACCTCCAGGCCGAATAA